The following coding sequences are from one Shewanella eurypsychrophilus window:
- a CDS encoding GrxA family glutaredoxin: MFVVIFGRPGCPYCVRAVQLSEQLVESRDDFKFKYVDIHAEGISKADLEKTVGKPVETVPQIFVDKEHVGGCTEFEQYVRDNQLLAAAV; encoded by the coding sequence ATGTTTGTTGTAATTTTTGGCCGTCCTGGCTGTCCATACTGTGTTAGAGCCGTACAACTTTCTGAGCAACTTGTTGAATCTCGTGATGACTTTAAGTTCAAGTATGTCGATATTCATGCAGAAGGGATCAGCAAAGCTGATCTTGAAAAAACAGTCGGTAAGCCGGTCGAAACTGTGCCACAGATTTTCGTAGACAAAGAGCACGTTGGTGGTTGCACCGAGTTTGAACAGTACGTAAGAGACAACCAGCTTCTTGCAGCAGCTGTCTAG